In Dermochelys coriacea isolate rDerCor1 chromosome 10, rDerCor1.pri.v4, whole genome shotgun sequence, one DNA window encodes the following:
- the LOC122456123 gene encoding transmembrane protein 238-like: MAAPGGLGRCVAAFWLALAFDALGLVVLLTGVFANLFFSDLLIYAGGIGIFLSLIWWVFWYAGNLEVPPAELRDDVGLGPPKGRGDSLLRGLVRGLSTRISTVFSSAPPAAAMELQPAARPQPV, encoded by the coding sequence ATGGCAGcgcctggcgggctgggccgctGCGTGGCCGCCTTCTGGCTGGCCCTGGCTTTCGACGCGCTGGGCCTGGTCGTGCTGCTGACGGGGGTTTTCGCCAACCTTTTCTTCTCGGACCTGCTCATTTACGCGGGCGGCATCGGCATCTTCCTCAGCCTCATCTGGTGGGTGTTCTGGTACGCGGGCAACCTGGAGGTGCCGCCCGCCGAGCTGCGCGACGACGTGGGCCTGGGCCCGCCCAAGGGCCGCGGGGACAGCCTGCTGcgggggctggtgagggggctgAGCACCCGCATCTCCACCGTCTTCTCCTCCGCTCCCCCGGCCGCCGCCATGGAGCTCCAGCCCGCTGCCCGCCCTCAGCCCGTCTGA